From one Brevibacterium sp. 'Marine' genomic stretch:
- a CDS encoding NAD(P)-dependent alcohol dehydrogenase translates to MSISVKALQKTGPDQPFRVATIDRRDPRPDDVVIDIKAAGICHSDIHTIRNEWGEAHFPLTVGHEIAGVVEAVGADVTAWKVGDRVGVGCMVNSCGECEECRAGQEQNCLNGSVGTYNVGDVDGTITQGGYSQKVVVNERFVCRIPDALDFDVAAPLLCAGITTYAPLARWGAGETKNGAPKQVAVLGLGGLGHMGVQIAAAMGAQVTVLSRTLRKEDDALALGATRMLATTEEDFFTDHAGEFDLILNTISADIPVNRYLRLLKPRGVMAVVGLPPEKQEFSFGAVIGGAKAIAGSNIGGIAETQEMLDFCAEHGIAAQIETIPVTEADAAYDRVVAGDVRFRVVIDTATFDDVEAIA, encoded by the coding sequence ATGAGCATCAGCGTCAAGGCACTGCAGAAGACGGGACCGGACCAGCCGTTCCGCGTGGCCACGATCGACCGCCGGGATCCCCGACCCGATGACGTCGTCATCGACATCAAGGCCGCAGGCATCTGCCACAGCGACATCCACACCATCCGCAACGAATGGGGCGAGGCGCACTTCCCGCTCACCGTCGGCCACGAGATCGCCGGCGTCGTCGAGGCCGTCGGTGCCGACGTCACCGCGTGGAAGGTCGGCGACCGCGTGGGCGTGGGCTGCATGGTCAATTCGTGCGGCGAGTGCGAGGAATGCCGGGCCGGTCAGGAGCAGAACTGCCTGAACGGCAGCGTCGGCACCTATAACGTCGGAGACGTCGACGGCACGATCACCCAGGGCGGGTATTCGCAGAAGGTCGTCGTCAACGAACGCTTCGTCTGCCGGATCCCCGACGCCCTCGACTTCGACGTCGCCGCTCCGCTGCTGTGCGCGGGCATCACCACCTATGCACCGCTTGCCCGCTGGGGTGCCGGTGAGACGAAGAACGGCGCTCCCAAACAGGTCGCCGTGCTCGGACTCGGCGGACTCGGCCACATGGGTGTCCAGATCGCCGCGGCCATGGGCGCGCAAGTGACCGTGCTCTCGCGCACTCTGCGCAAGGAAGACGATGCGCTCGCCCTGGGTGCGACGCGGATGCTCGCGACCACCGAGGAGGACTTCTTTACCGACCACGCCGGCGAGTTCGACCTCATCCTCAACACGATCAGCGCCGACATCCCCGTCAACCGGTACCTGCGGCTGCTCAAGCCGCGCGGGGTCATGGCCGTCGTCGGCCTCCCGCCCGAGAAGCAGGAATTCTCGTTCGGCGCCGTCATCGGCGGGGCGAAGGCGATCGCCGGATCGAACATCGGCGGCATCGCCGAGACCCAGGAGATGCTCGACTTCTGCGCCGAACACGGCATCGCCGCGCAGATCGAGACGATCCCCGTCACCGAGGCGGACGCCGCCTACGATCGGGTCGTGGCCGGAGACGTGCGCTTCCGCGTCGTCATCGACACCGCCACCTTCGACGACGTCGAGGCCATCGCCTGA
- a CDS encoding DUF6596 domain-containing protein has product MTESAEPADRAMILSQDGWGRIIALIAAADGDISGAEDALSAALERAVTAWRAQGPPANPEGWLYRVALNARRDVWKSAAARTATALDEETIDSIDGSSGSGTDPADHDPDALPDRRLELLAACAHPDIDPPARSLLMLSAVMGMTAKQIAAAMALPAATVSARLTRAKKRVAGLGVAFGSPDRLDLESRLPDVHETIYGAFAIEWAQAAAQPREGMIGEALYLSRLVAQLCPGDGESHGLAALIHLSAARFPARRSGDGRFVPLSDQDPNRWDGPLTEAGERHLVEVHRCGHVGRFGLEAAIQLLHMAGIRTGSTDWPMLLRLHDDLGQIAPSLGGSVSRAAVLAEVEGPEAGLAALDALDDVSSRLEAFQPAWVLRAHLLTRLGRTDEAATARRRALDLTTDPAERAYLAGLT; this is encoded by the coding sequence ATGACCGAATCCGCAGAGCCTGCCGATCGCGCGATGATCCTGTCCCAGGACGGCTGGGGCAGGATCATCGCGCTCATCGCGGCTGCCGACGGCGACATCTCCGGCGCCGAGGATGCGCTGTCGGCCGCGCTCGAACGTGCCGTCACCGCGTGGCGGGCACAAGGTCCGCCGGCCAATCCCGAAGGCTGGCTCTACCGGGTGGCGCTCAACGCCCGCCGGGACGTGTGGAAATCGGCGGCGGCACGAACCGCGACCGCCCTCGACGAGGAGACGATCGACAGCATCGACGGCAGCAGCGGGTCCGGCACCGATCCCGCCGACCACGATCCCGATGCCCTGCCCGACCGCAGGCTCGAACTCCTCGCCGCCTGCGCGCATCCGGACATCGATCCTCCCGCCCGGTCGCTGCTCATGCTCTCGGCGGTGATGGGGATGACGGCAAAACAGATCGCGGCGGCCATGGCTCTGCCCGCTGCCACCGTCTCTGCCCGTCTGACCAGGGCGAAGAAGCGGGTCGCCGGTCTCGGCGTCGCCTTCGGCAGTCCCGACCGCCTCGACCTCGAGTCCCGCCTGCCCGATGTGCACGAGACGATCTACGGGGCCTTCGCGATCGAATGGGCTCAGGCGGCCGCGCAGCCGCGCGAGGGCATGATCGGCGAAGCCCTGTACCTGTCGCGCCTCGTGGCGCAGCTGTGCCCCGGCGACGGCGAATCCCACGGACTGGCCGCCCTCATCCACCTCTCAGCCGCCCGGTTCCCCGCTCGTCGCAGCGGCGACGGACGATTCGTCCCCCTGTCCGACCAAGACCCGAACCGCTGGGACGGACCCCTCACCGAGGCGGGCGAGCGCCACCTCGTCGAGGTCCACCGCTGCGGACACGTCGGCCGATTCGGGCTCGAGGCGGCCATCCAACTCCTCCATATGGCCGGAATCCGCACCGGATCCACGGATTGGCCGATGCTGCTGCGCCTCCACGACGACCTCGGGCAGATCGCACCAAGTCTCGGCGGGTCGGTCTCGCGGGCGGCCGTCCTCGCCGAAGTCGAGGGACCCGAGGCGGGGCTGGCGGCGCTCGACGCGCTCGATGACGTCTCATCACGCCTCGAAGCCTTCCAACCTGCCTGGGTGCTGCGAGCTCATCTGCTCACTCGCCTCGGCCGCACAGACGAGGCGGCCACCGCACGTCGGCGGGCTCTCGACCTGACCACCGACCCGGCCGAACGCGCCTACCTCGCCGGACTCACCTGA
- a CDS encoding bifunctional 3'-5' exonuclease/DNA polymerase, which produces MTLNPDRLPAACVLGTLPGDGFEGTRIGIVDLDARGAEIGRFDLAEAALPEFVRDREDAAGGGPGGESSSGESSSGAAAPPTRWVFSDTPKWYPSLLDAGASLERCHDLRLAHAILARSELVTAPEAVRAAVDWDAAPADAAAPERAAALFDVDAGRGFIPQVPHDLEAALAEYVRQTAAVDSASDPGRLRLLLAAESAGGLVAAEMRAAGVPWDEAEHDRILTELLGPRPIRDGKPQKMLAKAEEVRAALDDPRVNLDSPNRLLASLRNAGINVASTSKWELQTSDHPAIAPLLEYKKMARLLSANGWHWLDEWVDEGRYRPVYVPGGVVTGRWAASGGGALQIPRQLRPALRADDGWRLVSADVAQLEPRALAAMSGDRAMAEAGRRRDLYSGLVDAGIVATRQEAKIAVLGAMYGSTTGEAGALVPRLRQNFPAAMHLVDSAAEAGREGGVVSTWLGRTSPPPGEGWQRLQRAANRFDATGADEQRARRAAGDQGRFTRNFVVQGTAAEWALAWLADLRLRLARLPEIDAASEAAASGPVFSRRAHLVFFLHDEVIVHAPAEQTDQAAEAIRAAAASAGRLLFGDAPVDFPLDLSIGERALKE; this is translated from the coding sequence ATGACCCTCAACCCCGATCGGCTCCCCGCGGCCTGCGTGCTCGGGACGCTGCCCGGCGACGGATTCGAGGGGACTCGGATCGGCATCGTCGATCTCGACGCGAGAGGAGCGGAGATCGGCCGGTTCGACCTCGCCGAGGCGGCCCTGCCCGAGTTCGTCCGTGACCGTGAGGACGCGGCCGGGGGAGGTCCGGGCGGGGAAAGTTCGAGCGGGGAAAGTTCGAGCGGGGCGGCTGCACCCCCGACCCGCTGGGTCTTCAGCGACACCCCGAAGTGGTATCCGTCGCTGTTGGACGCCGGGGCGAGTCTTGAGCGCTGCCACGATCTGCGCTTGGCCCATGCGATCCTCGCCCGCTCCGAACTCGTCACCGCACCGGAGGCGGTGCGCGCCGCCGTCGACTGGGATGCCGCGCCCGCCGACGCCGCCGCACCCGAACGGGCGGCCGCTCTCTTCGACGTCGATGCCGGACGCGGATTCATCCCACAGGTTCCGCACGACCTCGAGGCGGCCCTGGCCGAATACGTCCGGCAGACGGCGGCCGTGGACTCCGCGAGCGATCCGGGGCGGCTGCGGCTGCTGCTGGCCGCGGAATCGGCCGGAGGGCTCGTCGCCGCAGAGATGCGCGCGGCAGGTGTGCCGTGGGACGAGGCCGAACATGATCGGATCCTGACCGAACTGCTCGGTCCCCGACCGATCCGCGACGGGAAGCCCCAGAAGATGCTGGCCAAGGCCGAGGAAGTCCGAGCCGCACTCGACGATCCGCGGGTCAACCTCGATTCGCCGAACCGGCTGCTCGCGTCCCTGCGCAATGCCGGCATCAACGTCGCCTCGACCTCGAAATGGGAGCTGCAGACGAGCGACCATCCGGCGATCGCGCCCCTGCTCGAGTACAAGAAGATGGCGCGGCTGCTGAGTGCCAACGGCTGGCATTGGCTCGATGAATGGGTCGATGAAGGTCGGTACAGGCCCGTCTATGTGCCCGGCGGAGTCGTCACCGGGCGCTGGGCGGCCAGCGGGGGAGGGGCCCTGCAGATCCCACGGCAGCTGCGTCCGGCCCTGCGCGCCGACGATGGGTGGCGGCTCGTCTCCGCCGATGTCGCCCAGCTCGAACCCCGTGCGCTCGCCGCCATGTCCGGAGACCGGGCGATGGCGGAGGCCGGTCGTAGACGTGACCTCTACTCCGGGCTCGTCGACGCCGGGATCGTCGCGACCCGGCAGGAGGCGAAGATCGCGGTGCTCGGGGCGATGTACGGATCGACGACCGGGGAGGCCGGGGCCTTGGTGCCGCGTCTGCGGCAGAATTTCCCCGCCGCCATGCACCTCGTCGATTCCGCCGCCGAGGCGGGACGAGAGGGAGGAGTCGTGTCCACCTGGTTGGGCCGGACCTCCCCGCCGCCCGGCGAGGGGTGGCAGAGACTGCAGAGAGCGGCGAACCGCTTCGACGCCACCGGCGCCGACGAGCAACGGGCCCGGCGGGCCGCCGGCGACCAGGGACGATTCACCCGCAACTTCGTCGTCCAGGGCACAGCGGCCGAATGGGCGCTGGCCTGGCTGGCCGATCTGCGGCTGCGCCTGGCGCGGCTGCCGGAGATCGATGCGGCATCAGAGGCGGCCGCCTCGGGGCCGGTCTTCTCCCGGCGAGCCCACCTCGTCTTCTTCCTCCACGACGAGGTCATCGTCCATGCCCCGGCCGAGCAGACCGATCAGGCGGCGGAGGCGATCAGGGCGGCGGCCGCCTCGGCGGGGCGACTGCTGTTCGGGGATGCCCCCGTCGATTTCCCTCTCGACCTGAGCATCGGTGAGCGGGCGCTCAAAGAATAA
- a CDS encoding VOC family protein, protein MDASGTAPQVDSVSGPDFIALQVRDVEASAQFYETRLGLTRAPAAPPGAVVFTTSPIPFAVREPLPGVDLDSGDRPGNGVALWLRCDDAQALHDSLAEAGVEILRAPAPSPFGLTFAIADPDGYAVTFHDAG, encoded by the coding sequence ATGGATGCCTCAGGCACCGCACCGCAGGTCGACTCAGTCAGTGGTCCGGACTTCATCGCCTTGCAGGTCCGCGACGTGGAAGCGTCCGCGCAGTTCTACGAAACCAGGCTCGGACTCACCCGTGCTCCGGCCGCCCCGCCCGGAGCGGTCGTGTTCACGACCTCACCGATCCCCTTCGCCGTGCGCGAGCCGCTGCCCGGCGTCGACCTCGACTCCGGTGACCGTCCGGGAAACGGGGTGGCGCTGTGGCTGAGGTGCGATGATGCGCAGGCACTGCACGATTCCCTCGCCGAGGCGGGGGTGGAGATCCTCCGGGCGCCCGCTCCCAGCCCCTTCGGGCTGACCTTCGCGATCGCCGATCCCGACGGTTATGCGGTGACGTTCCACGACGCGGGGTGA
- a CDS encoding FAD-linked oxidase C-terminal domain-containing protein gives MDVVSALTSALPATAVITDPDSMDAYRWDRANDPDAGVPVAVVRATSTEDVQTVVRIAAEAKVPIVPRGAGSGLSGGSSAIAGGIVLSLDTMREISIDPVTRMATVQPGAFNAEVKAAAAEHGLWYPPDPSSFEFCSIGGNIATNAGGLCCVKYGVTTDYVLGMTVVLADGRAVKLGGPRLKDVAGLPLTKLFVGSEGTLGVITEVTLRLIPAQLPPTTVVAMFPKLADATNAVLEIAKAMRPSMLEFMDKPSINAVEDELKMGLDREAEGMLVIQSDEPGEHCTVQAKIIEEICNSNSASECYLTADPDEGEAFVTARRIAIPAVEKKGALLLEDVGVPLPKLGDLVLGIEKIAAERKVTIAVIAHAGDGNTHPLLVLDPKDEDQQKRAQIAYGEVMDLATGLGGTITGEHGVGRLKAPWLAPYLGEDVMELNHRIKQALDPDNIFNPGSVYTGLV, from the coding sequence ATGGACGTTGTCTCCGCTCTCACCTCCGCCCTGCCGGCCACGGCCGTCATCACCGATCCCGATTCGATGGACGCCTACCGTTGGGACCGCGCGAACGACCCCGACGCCGGGGTGCCGGTCGCGGTCGTCCGAGCCACCTCCACCGAGGATGTGCAGACGGTCGTGCGCATCGCCGCCGAGGCGAAGGTCCCGATCGTGCCCCGCGGCGCCGGATCCGGCCTGTCCGGCGGCAGCTCCGCGATCGCCGGCGGAATCGTGCTGTCCCTGGACACGATGCGCGAGATCAGCATCGATCCCGTCACCCGCATGGCCACGGTCCAACCCGGTGCCTTCAACGCCGAGGTCAAGGCCGCCGCGGCCGAACACGGCCTGTGGTACCCGCCGGACCCCTCGTCCTTCGAGTTCTGCTCGATCGGCGGCAATATCGCCACGAACGCCGGCGGCCTGTGCTGCGTGAAGTACGGTGTGACCACGGACTACGTCCTCGGGATGACCGTCGTCCTCGCCGACGGTCGGGCGGTCAAACTCGGCGGCCCGAGGCTCAAGGACGTCGCGGGTCTGCCGCTGACGAAGCTCTTCGTCGGTTCCGAGGGGACCTTGGGCGTGATCACCGAGGTGACCCTGCGGCTCATTCCCGCCCAGCTGCCCCCGACGACCGTCGTCGCGATGTTCCCGAAGCTCGCCGATGCCACGAACGCCGTGCTCGAGATCGCGAAGGCCATGCGACCCTCGATGCTCGAGTTCATGGACAAGCCCTCGATCAACGCCGTCGAGGACGAGCTGAAGATGGGGCTCGACCGTGAGGCCGAGGGCATGCTCGTCATCCAGTCCGACGAACCCGGCGAGCACTGCACTGTGCAGGCGAAGATCATCGAGGAGATCTGCAACAGCAACTCGGCCTCAGAGTGCTATCTCACTGCCGACCCCGACGAGGGCGAAGCCTTCGTCACGGCCCGCCGGATCGCGATCCCGGCCGTGGAGAAGAAGGGTGCTCTGCTGCTCGAGGACGTCGGCGTTCCGCTGCCGAAGCTCGGCGACCTGGTCCTCGGGATTGAGAAGATCGCGGCCGAACGCAAGGTGACGATCGCCGTCATCGCGCACGCCGGCGACGGCAACACGCATCCGCTGCTCGTCCTCGATCCCAAGGATGAGGACCAGCAGAAGCGCGCGCAGATCGCCTACGGCGAGGTCATGGACCTGGCCACGGGGCTGGGCGGGACGATCACCGGTGAGCACGGTGTCGGCCGACTCAAGGCACCGTGGCTCGCGCCCTATCTCGGCGAGGACGTCATGGAGCTCAACCACCGGATCAAGCAGGCCCTCGACCCGGACAACATCTTCAACCCGGGATCGGTCTACACCGGGCTCGTCTGA
- a CDS encoding VanZ family protein, with amino-acid sequence MTDRDQRTVGAPLALLVLYTLFIAAITLTPQQMGTGPDTLIGHALDLFAAHRETAWLTYERVEKLGNVAMFIPFGFLAALHFGRRRWWLGFLVGAGFSAGIEIFQGTVLTQTRFATLSDLVTNTLGAGIGALLGLCCLAVWPKRSRRRDSENELALV; translated from the coding sequence ATGACCGATCGTGATCAGCGCACAGTCGGTGCGCCGCTGGCCCTTCTCGTCCTCTACACCCTCTTCATCGCCGCCATCACGCTGACCCCGCAGCAGATGGGCACCGGCCCGGACACTCTCATCGGGCACGCACTCGACCTCTTCGCCGCTCACCGGGAGACCGCCTGGCTGACCTATGAACGGGTCGAGAAGCTCGGCAATGTGGCGATGTTCATTCCCTTCGGCTTCCTCGCGGCTCTGCACTTCGGGCGCCGACGGTGGTGGCTCGGATTTCTCGTCGGCGCGGGTTTCAGCGCCGGCATCGAGATCTTCCAAGGCACCGTGCTCACACAGACTCGCTTCGCCACGCTCAGCGACCTCGTCACGAACACTCTCGGCGCCGGCATCGGCGCGCTCCTCGGCCTGTGCTGCCTGGCTGTATGGCCGAAACGGTCGAGGAGGAGAGACTCCGAAAACGAGCTCGCGCTGGTGTAG
- a CDS encoding TetR family transcriptional regulator, whose product MSARSGAPNDPGRRERIIAAALELILDDGVARVSHRAVAARADVPLGSMTYHFASIDEVITEAFRRLVDRLSGRYRAGLHEAATTAEAREAVVEIICGDTFASPREMAGIFELYSYGRSSPDSAELAASWMGISAAALTEHFTPDAAHAVDALIEGWTIHHHLDGKAPERELVRAAVTALTSSALASSTPS is encoded by the coding sequence ATGAGCGCACGCAGCGGGGCGCCGAACGACCCCGGCCGCCGGGAACGGATCATCGCGGCCGCCCTCGAGCTCATCCTCGACGACGGCGTCGCCCGGGTCTCCCACCGCGCCGTCGCAGCACGTGCGGACGTCCCCCTGGGGTCGATGACCTACCACTTCGCCAGCATCGACGAGGTGATCACCGAGGCGTTCCGTCGGCTCGTCGACCGACTCTCCGGCCGCTACCGCGCAGGTCTGCACGAGGCGGCGACCACCGCCGAGGCGCGCGAGGCCGTCGTCGAGATCATCTGCGGTGACACCTTCGCCTCCCCTCGGGAGATGGCGGGAATCTTCGAGCTCTACTCCTATGGCCGCAGCTCCCCCGACTCCGCCGAGCTCGCCGCCTCGTGGATGGGCATCAGCGCGGCCGCGCTGACCGAACACTTCACCCCCGACGCGGCCCACGCCGTCGATGCGCTCATCGAGGGATGGACGATCCACCATCATCTCGACGGCAAGGCACCCGAACGCGAACTCGTGCGCGCGGCAGTGACGGCGCTGACCTCCTCCGCGCTGGCCTCCTCGACACCGTCGTGA
- a CDS encoding MarR family transcriptional regulator, with amino-acid sequence MSQGSKDHTAGTGDGPVELESLLGYQLKHLQTALRSTMDETLRPLELTTPQYNCLEQLRRRPGASNSELARGAFVTRQTMNTLLRGLQERGLITRPATADSGRVLPTRLTSAGVEVLDQAVSRVEVVTARMVSPLDDETRTMVTEALGRCIAALEEPEHR; translated from the coding sequence ATGAGTCAAGGGTCGAAGGATCACACTGCGGGAACCGGGGATGGGCCGGTGGAACTCGAGTCGCTGCTGGGCTATCAGCTCAAGCATCTGCAGACGGCGCTGCGGTCGACGATGGACGAGACGCTGCGGCCGCTGGAGCTGACCACCCCTCAGTACAACTGCCTCGAACAGCTGCGCAGGCGGCCGGGAGCGTCGAATTCCGAGCTCGCGCGCGGCGCCTTCGTCACCCGGCAGACGATGAATACGCTGCTGCGCGGACTGCAGGAACGGGGACTGATCACGAGGCCGGCCACGGCCGACTCCGGTCGCGTCCTGCCCACACGTCTCACCTCGGCCGGCGTTGAGGTGCTCGATCAGGCCGTCTCCCGCGTCGAAGTGGTCACGGCCCGCATGGTCTCACCGCTCGACGATGAGACTCGGACGATGGTCACCGAGGCGCTCGGCCGGTGCATCGCGGCCCTCGAAGAGCCTGAGCACCGCTGA
- a CDS encoding VanZ family protein — protein sequence MTGARRQLRTVPLALLILYTIFIGLVTLTPNQLDTGPGSFIAGLLEFLASHRATAWIDYVILEKLANVGMFIPFGLLVALQCGPHRWWVGWVAGIAFTCLIEGTQATLLSPTRYATISDLVTNSLGAGIGAVAGLIVMTIWPPRMDRIPVDHEVR from the coding sequence ATGACGGGTGCGAGGCGACAGCTGCGGACGGTGCCCTTGGCGCTGCTCATCCTCTACACGATCTTCATCGGCCTCGTCACGCTCACACCCAACCAGTTGGACACCGGTCCCGGCTCATTCATCGCCGGACTGCTCGAGTTCCTCGCCTCCCACCGAGCGACCGCGTGGATCGACTACGTCATCCTCGAGAAGCTCGCGAATGTCGGCATGTTCATCCCCTTCGGCCTGCTTGTGGCCCTCCAGTGCGGACCTCACCGCTGGTGGGTCGGCTGGGTCGCGGGCATCGCATTCACCTGCCTCATCGAGGGCACGCAGGCGACCCTGCTCTCACCCACGCGTTACGCCACGATCAGCGACCTCGTGACGAACAGCCTCGGCGCCGGCATCGGAGCGGTGGCCGGACTCATCGTGATGACGATCTGGCCGCCGAGGATGGACCGGATTCCCGTCGATCACGAAGTCCGGTGA
- a CDS encoding YciI family protein — translation MRYALVFHAPELTPDGPQPSEEAIQEMMRLMDDYAAALNSAGVFVAWEMLEPQTEAVTVTRRTGEVVIEDGPFAAAKEAFAGVVVIDVPDREAALSWAEKFPGTAYGTIEVRRSATSCIAGEWTRA, via the coding sequence ATGCGCTATGCACTCGTCTTCCACGCCCCGGAACTCACCCCCGACGGGCCTCAACCCAGCGAAGAAGCCATCCAGGAGATGATGCGGCTCATGGACGACTACGCGGCAGCGCTCAACTCCGCGGGCGTCTTCGTCGCCTGGGAGATGCTCGAGCCGCAGACCGAGGCCGTGACCGTCACCCGCAGGACCGGCGAGGTCGTCATCGAGGACGGCCCGTTCGCAGCCGCCAAGGAGGCTTTCGCGGGAGTCGTCGTCATCGACGTCCCCGATCGCGAAGCGGCACTGTCCTGGGCGGAGAAGTTCCCCGGAACGGCCTACGGCACGATCGAAGTTCGCCGATCCGCGACGTCCTGCATCGCGGGCGAGTGGACACGAGCGTGA
- the mvk gene encoding mevalonate kinase, with the protein MHNSSQTEPAQGTSQGFAHAKAILFGEHAVVYGSPAVAVPLHGLGVQTDIRRSPHQETRIESQLFSGNAQTAPEPMGPVVAGLNAALKAVGNPDAEVELLIRSAIPHSRGLGSSAAVATSVARAVANLHATVFDENTLHEIVQAAETVAHGRPSGIDAWAVAKPAPIRFQTGCAQTIDVGQRLVFVLADSGHHGSTAEAVGGVRARRDADPVRIGGMIDRLAEITDSAVDTIRSGDRETIGTLMNEAHGLLGSLGVSTPTLDSLVAAATAAGARGAKLTGGGLGGCVLALADDDDSAEELAEALRKAGAPRTWTTEVRPT; encoded by the coding sequence ATGCACAATTCCTCTCAGACCGAACCCGCCCAGGGCACGTCCCAGGGCTTCGCCCACGCAAAGGCGATCCTGTTCGGCGAACACGCGGTTGTCTACGGCTCTCCGGCCGTCGCAGTGCCATTGCACGGACTCGGAGTCCAGACCGATATCCGCCGGTCCCCGCATCAGGAGACCCGGATCGAGAGCCAGCTGTTCTCCGGAAATGCGCAGACCGCTCCGGAGCCGATGGGCCCCGTCGTCGCCGGTCTCAACGCCGCACTGAAAGCCGTGGGGAACCCCGACGCCGAGGTGGAGCTGCTCATCCGTTCGGCGATCCCCCACAGCCGCGGCCTGGGTTCGAGTGCAGCCGTGGCCACCTCCGTGGCCCGCGCGGTCGCGAACCTGCATGCGACGGTCTTCGACGAGAACACCCTCCACGAGATCGTGCAGGCGGCCGAAACCGTCGCCCATGGCCGACCCAGCGGAATCGACGCCTGGGCCGTGGCCAAACCCGCCCCCATCCGCTTCCAGACCGGGTGCGCCCAGACCATCGACGTCGGTCAGCGCCTCGTCTTCGTCCTCGCGGACTCCGGTCATCACGGGTCCACCGCCGAGGCGGTCGGAGGGGTCCGTGCTCGCCGTGACGCCGATCCTGTGCGCATCGGAGGGATGATCGACCGTCTTGCCGAAATCACCGATTCCGCCGTCGACACCATCCGCTCCGGTGATCGTGAGACGATCGGCACGCTGATGAACGAAGCCCATGGACTGCTCGGCAGCCTCGGTGTGTCGACCCCGACCCTCGATTCCCTCGTCGCTGCCGCCACCGCGGCCGGAGCCCGGGGCGCCAAACTCACCGGCGGCGGACTCGGCGGCTGCGTGCTGGCCCTGGCCGATGACGATGATTCGGCCGAAGAGCTCGCCGAGGCCCTGCGCAAGGCGGGAGCACCCCGCACCTGGACGACGGAGGTCAGACCGACATGA
- a CDS encoding MFS transporter: protein MTEQQAFRKSSTKPTPATDRASSLRARRLSLLALFFLPGITIASWVTRTPSIRDALDASTAQMGLVLFGLSIGSMLGILASGPLVGCFGARPIVGIGTLGVIASMPIIGLGAAWSQSFIVAAGLVVFGLGMGTGEVAMNVEGAELEKHLDRPFLPGLHGFFSLGTVIGAVIGILATAADFPVLVHLLLIGILGVVVMVPAMRHVPAGTGRNASAEGSLAEAAPGSGPESSPRPARTASVWRDPRLIVIGAIVLGMALAEGTANDWLPLVMVDGHGFDPALGSSIYAIFAAAMTIGRFLGGGIVQRFGRANVLFVSAAFGFVGIGSASLVDSQIVAAAAVLLWGLGTSLGFPVALSEAGASGAQPANRVAAVSTIGYLAFLVGPPALGLVGDHWGLRTALLIPMGVLLIVLALAPLLRREPRPEPQTSPV, encoded by the coding sequence ATGACCGAACAGCAGGCGTTCAGGAAGTCGAGCACGAAGCCGACCCCGGCGACGGATCGCGCCTCGTCCCTGCGCGCTCGCCGTCTGTCCCTGCTCGCCCTCTTCTTCCTCCCCGGGATCACCATCGCCTCGTGGGTGACCCGCACCCCGTCGATCCGTGACGCCCTCGACGCGAGCACGGCACAGATGGGCCTCGTCCTCTTCGGACTCTCCATCGGGTCGATGCTCGGAATCCTCGCCTCCGGGCCGCTCGTCGGCTGTTTCGGGGCGCGACCGATCGTCGGCATCGGCACGCTCGGAGTCATCGCGAGTATGCCCATCATCGGCCTCGGCGCCGCCTGGTCGCAGTCGTTCATCGTCGCCGCAGGTCTCGTCGTCTTCGGACTCGGCATGGGCACTGGAGAGGTCGCGATGAATGTCGAGGGGGCGGAACTCGAGAAGCACCTCGATCGCCCCTTCCTGCCCGGCCTCCACGGCTTCTTCAGCCTCGGCACCGTCATCGGCGCGGTCATCGGGATCCTCGCCACCGCCGCCGACTTCCCCGTTCTCGTCCACCTCCTCCTCATCGGCATCCTCGGCGTCGTCGTCATGGTGCCGGCGATGCGCCACGTCCCCGCGGGGACGGGTCGGAACGCCTCCGCGGAAGGATCCCTCGCCGAGGCGGCCCCCGGTTCAGGTCCCGAGTCGAGTCCTCGGCCGGCTCGTACCGCCTCGGTGTGGAGGGACCCGCGGCTGATCGTCATCGGTGCGATCGTGCTCGGGATGGCGCTCGCGGAGGGCACCGCGAACGACTGGCTGCCGCTGGTCATGGTCGACGGGCACGGCTTCGACCCTGCGCTCGGTTCGAGCATCTACGCGATCTTCGCGGCGGCGATGACGATCGGCCGATTCCTCGGCGGCGGCATCGTCCAGCGTTTCGGTCGTGCGAACGTGCTCTTCGTCAGCGCCGCCTTCGGCTTCGTCGGCATCGGCTCGGCCTCCCTCGTCGACAGTCAGATCGTCGCCGCTGCCGCAGTGCTCCTCTGGGGGCTCGGGACCTCGCTCGGCTTTCCGGTGGCACTGTCGGAGGCAGGCGCCTCGGGCGCGCAGCCGGCCAATCGGGTGGCCGCTGTCTCGACGATCGGCTACCTTGCGTTCCTCGTCGGACCGCCCGCGCTCGGTCTGGTCGGGGACCACTGGGGGCTGCGGACGGCTCTGCTCATCCCCATGGGCGTGCTGCTGATCGTGCTCGCCCTCGCGCCGCTGCTGCGCCGCGAACCCCGGCCGGAACCTCAGACGAGCCCGGTGTAG